A segment of the Nilaparvata lugens isolate BPH chromosome X, ASM1435652v1, whole genome shotgun sequence genome:
TGGCAGATTTAGTCTGCATTGTTTTCGATATttgtatctttgtaataatttcaatttgttgtctagtattatttgattaatttcaaatttgtcctttttcacttgcttttggataatatttgtgttttgtatctttattcttgcatttctcACTTGCTGAAACCGTTGTAGGTAGGTTTTGCTCCACTCGGTTTGTGTAGCGCTGGTGTGCTGCTTCTTTGTTTTCAACTCGATTCCGGAATGTGGGAATTGGCCAGCTCTTGTTTCAATTTTCGAATCTGAATTTATTCCAGCTGAATATTCAgtactttcatgtttcattggcatatttgcgataaatattggcctaattcaatcaaacaacttGTATGTCTTCACGGATTGTGTTTGAATCTCAAACTTCTGGTAGGTGTAACCTCACTTTCAATTTGAACACGCTTTTCTGAactcaatttttagaatttagtttgaagctctttccaattttacattgttcatctatttcaatcttCTTTAAAAGATGTCAATTTAGaattttgattctattgcatTTCTGCAAATTCCAAGATCATCAAGATTGCTTGATGTTTCTACaaatctttatttcatattcttgttttcaaactctTTGTACTCTGAACTCTGTGTAGTTTAGAGCGCTGTTGCTACagtcaacatattttcttaCTGTAAggtattttcttttcctctgtcCACAGTTTGGATTTCGGGAAACTCAATgaatctctctctacatctctcgaatcaatctgctaccgaatctgttctacaattctaccTACGATCGAATCTACTGATTAAGGTCTGCAGTCTCTATTGACAGTCGAAATTGCATCCACTTTGGGGTTccatataccctcccactcacttggtcgactgtgcaatttagcattccactttggggttacatataccctcccactctctggccggtatggtgatgatgatttccaTTGCCGGATCATTTCTTACAAATGCCTACAATCTTCGACAGCTTTCGACATCCTCAAGATATTCAGGTTgagtaattgtatattcatcataaatttgtaatatcatccatttttattcattcatccgtctattttcattaattcattatcattcatactgctattgttcatttacttatatagatttatcTTACTTATGAGCTGTACCTACAAAGGCAATCAAAGAGTTTGTCATTTcaggacattgaataatattcaaaattttgaatacaaaatcatttattttttgaatttgttttttcacaatttaaaaGTCTTTATAATTGGCATCACATTCAActtatgtattttgaaacttacatcacaattaattcaacaataaaaataacaattattcactatTTTATTTTGCAATTATTCGCATTACCTATTGTTTTGGTAGGACGAGTTATATTCAGGACTCAGCCTACCTGGTCCTCTATTAATTTTGCTAacagaaaagttattttgatagatatAAGGAacatatttatcattataagtTTGGCCGTCTCCGGTCCGGATACTTCATATTGACATATGCTTAGAAAATACATTTatccttattcattattttacatcaATTGTGTAATGATTATTGTCTTATACTTTTATTCATAGTGTTTATTTCTGTATGTTCAAGGGTAATATTTGTATGGAGTTGCTCATACTGATACATTCAACCAAGCACTTATGTCATTATTCCCAACAATTGGATACAACACCAGAAGCCATCCAGTGTAAGAGGAGGtcgaacattttcaattgaggtatcgtttcaattttcaatatgcctCCTAAAGGCAAACGAAACAGCCTTCTCACTGTGAGAAGTGGCATCATTAAAAATCTATCTTGGCTTTATACTGAATATTTCAATCTTaaaatcaatgatgaaaatgattttcaaaaactacTAGCAGTCAAAACTAAATTGCTCAACTTTGAGCAGCGTTATGAAGAGATAAGCCTGGAATTTGATTAAGATGACATTGATGACAATGAACATCAAATTGTCAcagaaaaattattaatgtgAATTGCTAATgtaaatacaattttgaaaaattatgattcacAGCAGCAAGTTGCTACATTTCAAGCACCGGCAATGGGACATTAGCATCACCATCAATCGCAATCTGCTTCAGTGACTGCTAATAATGTCAATTCTCTGCCTTTGCAACCCACTATGCCTATTTATCAAGGTCTACAATTACCAATGGTACCGTTACCAGAATTTTCAGGTTCCTTTGATTCATGGCTTGAATTCCGTGATACCTTTTCcaatatggttattgaaaaCCAAACTTTGGTTCCAGCTACAAAGCTGTATTATTTGCGCAAAGCTCTCAGTGGTGAAGCCCTTGCACGCATTCAGAATATTCCTCCAGGGAATGGAAACTTTGAGCTTGCATGGAATCTGCTTACACAGAGGTACAATAACCCCAGATTAATTGCAAGTACCCACATTCAAGGTATTGAATCACCCCCAGCACTCAAGAAAAATTGTTCCAAATCTCTTAGAGCTTTCATTGATCACTGTAAATGTCACATTAATGCTTTAGAAGCGCTCAAATTGGATGTTCAAATTAAAGATTTACTTTACATGCAAAAAATCACTTCTCAACTTGACTCTAATATCTTGCGCGAATGGGAAAAAcgcattgaaataaatgaaatcccTACTATGGATAAACTGTgggaatttcttgaaaatcaatgTAAGGTAATGGATGCTATTTCATCTCATAGCCCCTCAAATCCACCAACTAATCAAAAGGTTTTTACTCAAGCTACTTCAAATGCACCCAATGTTAGGCAAAATACTCGTCCTTTTGCTCAAAATAATACTCTGAATAATTTTCAGCCATCAGTATCCTGTCAATTTTGCAATGATCGATCTCATGGGATTTTCAAATGtgtcaatttttcaaagattccCATCAATCAACGTTATGATGCAATCAAAAGGAAAGGGTTGTGTTTCAATTGCCTTAATCCTTACACTGACAATCACAACTGCTCTTCTAAGAGATGCCAAAAATGTGATAAGCGACATCACACTGTTCTACATGATTCCTTTACTAGCAATTCAGGAGGTAAGAATGTTGTTTCTAATGTGATTCAGTCTCAGAATGAGTGCACCGTTTCTAGTGCCCATTCATCTTCAGCATCAAATTCAGTTAGCTCACAATCTGATAATTCAGAAACAACGGTTGTTTCACATGCTGCTTCATCcatcatttctaataataagtCATCAGTTCAAGTATTACCTACCGCAGAGGTTCTGGTTGTTAGTTCAAATGGTGAATTAATTGCATGTAATGCTTTAATGGACACAGGAAGTGATTGTTCACTCATCACTCAAGAGTTGGCTCATAGATTAGCTCTTCCTTCTCGTCATGTAACTAATCTGATTAATGGAGTGTCCAGTATGCAAGCCAAATCTACAGTTGTTCACTCAGTATTAATAAAATCATCTGATCATACTTGGTCAACGCAACAAGAATGTATTGTTGTTGAGAAATTTGCCTCATGTATTCCTCGTGTCACAATTGATCTTAACTATTACAAGATTCCAAGCAATATTTGACTTGCAgatccaaattttcataaatctaAGAAAATTGATATCCTATTGGGTATTGACGTTTATGCCACAATCATGACtggcaatcaaattattgtgtcaCCTGATGTTCCAATcctacaaaatacaaaacttgGCTGGATTGTTTTTGGCACTTGTCAATTACCTAAATCAGTGTCACTCAAAAAATCATCTAATCAATTTGTTACCAATTTTGTCTCCACAGCTGAAGTCTCCAATCAGTTGGAAACCTTCTGGAAGCTGGAAGAAGTCTCTTCAGTTATTCCTGTCTCTCCTGAGTGTGCTAGGGTTGAAGCACACTACAAAGAAAATACCATCAGGCATGAAGATGGTCGTTTCCAAGTGTCCTTACCTCGCAAGGATTCATTTGCCACCCTTGGTCATTCAAGGACTCAAGCTATGAAACGTTTCCATTCATTGGAAGAAAGATTTCTTAAAGAACCTGAGCTCAAACCTCAATATGTTGAATTTATGCAGGAATATGAAGATCTAGGTCACATGCACCCTGTACCGCCACCAGCCCCTGAGGAACAAGTCTATTATATTCCACATCACGCTGTCTTCAAGCCCGACTCCACTACAACCAAAACAAGAGTTGTGTTTGATGCTAGCGCCAAAACATCAACTGGAATTTCTCTCAATGATGTTATCTTCAAGGGTCCTGTTGTTCAGTCAGACCTTTTTGACATTGTCCTACGATTTCGTATGCGACCATTTGCTTTCATCGCGGACATAACTAAAATGTACCGCCAAATTCTTTTAGATCCTTCTGATCATAATTTGCATCGTATTTTTTGGAGAGATGATACTTCAAAACCTCCTCAAGAATACCAATTGGCCACAGTTACTTATGGGACAGCTTGTGCATCTTATCTCAGCACTAGAACCTTGAATTTA
Coding sequences within it:
- the LOC120355002 gene encoding uncharacterized protein LOC120355002, which translates into the protein MIDLMGFSNVSIFQRFPSINVMMQSKGKGCVSIALILTLTITTALLRDAKNVISDITLFYMIPLLAIQELKSPISWKPSGSWKKSLQLFLSLLSVLGLKHTTKKIPSGMKMVVSKCPYLARIHLPPLVIQGLKL